In Petrotoga mexicana DSM 14811, a single window of DNA contains:
- a CDS encoding S41 family peptidase produces MSEEFNGYYRFPTIYNDQIAFVAEDDIWVVSSSGGVARRLTSNVGEISDLTFSEDGKWIAFTGRDEGVPDVYIIPSTGGVPIRLTYLGANSKVLCWHDGKIIFSSNYTQPFKRITSLWEVDVEDKRKLKQLDFGIATEISFGKEKGIVLGRKTGDPARWKKYRGGTAGELLMDVEGNYNFRKLIDLKSNFANPIWIQDRIYFVSDHEDVANIYSCTVEGKDLKKHTYHNDFYVRNPKSDGNNIVYHAGSDIYILNLSTNVSEKVDIKYYSTLPQRNRKFVESTQYFEGFSISKDAENLISTHRGKSFYYNNWYGPVKQLGKESGVRYRLTTYLNLEDEEKAVTISDENNNEHIEVYDLKSGNLIDKVEEYDLGRVMNIVASPKDEEILLTNQRNELILIDLRNHKKIDVDKSTVGPINGYSFSPDGRWIAYSKFINSKQAAIMIFDKVKGEMQQVTEPILLDVDPVFDPDGKYLYFISYRIFNPIEDRLQMNAAFAKGTKPYLITLKKDIFSPFQEIIKEEEKGKDKEEEEEEIKVDIDFDNIADRIIPFPVSEERYVNIQAAKDKVFYTISTVSGVLEDEEDMLSEKHEKLTLKYYDLIEKEEKTYLEGISEFQISEDKEKIAILIDDGLRILKISNPPSPEQEKECENKYTRKCGWIDFHRVNVEVQPLLEWRQMLCEAWRLQKFYFWNKDKLDEIEWDKILEKYYPLVERIATRTEFSDLIWEMQGELKSSHAYEMGGEYKPKPVYKIGYLGADLILDEDRNLYKISHIVKGDIWDEKNKPPLLGPGVEVKEGDYLLSINGIEIKDKIPNEILVNYSGKDVEIVVSNGDNIEHKRKYVVKTLKDETSLRYREWVEQNKKYVHEKTDSRIGYIHIPDMGYTGYAEFHRNFLSEVKYDGLIIDVRVNSGGFVSSMILDKLNRKFIGYDLSPYREAEAYQYDSVRGPMVAITNEFAGSDGDIFSHSFKLLKLGKLIGKRTWGGVIGIWPRNPLVDHTITTQPEMAFWFKDVGWDVENYGTDPDIEIDITPKDYKEKKDPQLDMAIEIVLKDLNENPPIGPKDIKKP; encoded by the coding sequence ATGAGTGAAGAGTTCAACGGTTACTACAGATTTCCGACTATTTACAACGATCAAATAGCCTTTGTTGCTGAAGATGACATTTGGGTAGTTTCTTCTTCAGGGGGAGTAGCCAGAAGATTAACCTCAAATGTTGGAGAAATCTCCGACCTTACTTTTTCTGAAGATGGAAAATGGATAGCCTTTACAGGAAGAGATGAAGGTGTACCAGATGTATATATAATTCCATCTACAGGTGGTGTACCAATTAGGTTAACTTACTTAGGTGCAAACAGCAAAGTACTTTGTTGGCATGACGGAAAGATAATTTTTTCATCAAATTATACCCAACCTTTTAAAAGAATTACATCCCTATGGGAAGTCGACGTTGAAGATAAAAGGAAGTTAAAGCAATTAGATTTTGGAATAGCCACTGAAATCTCATTTGGAAAAGAAAAAGGCATCGTTTTGGGAAGAAAAACTGGAGATCCAGCTCGATGGAAAAAGTACAGAGGTGGAACAGCTGGAGAATTACTGATGGATGTAGAAGGGAACTACAACTTCAGAAAATTGATCGACTTAAAATCCAACTTTGCCAATCCAATATGGATTCAAGACCGAATTTACTTCGTCTCAGACCATGAGGATGTCGCTAACATATATTCTTGTACAGTAGAAGGAAAAGATCTAAAAAAACATACGTATCATAACGATTTTTATGTCAGAAACCCAAAATCTGATGGAAACAATATTGTATACCATGCCGGTTCGGATATTTACATTTTGAATTTATCAACTAACGTATCAGAAAAGGTAGATATAAAATATTACAGTACCTTACCACAAAGAAACAGAAAATTTGTTGAATCCACACAGTATTTTGAAGGTTTCTCTATTTCTAAAGATGCTGAGAATTTAATAAGCACTCACAGAGGCAAAAGCTTTTATTACAACAACTGGTACGGTCCCGTTAAACAACTTGGGAAAGAAAGCGGTGTCAGATATAGACTTACCACCTACCTAAATCTGGAAGATGAAGAAAAGGCTGTAACAATAAGCGATGAAAATAATAATGAACATATCGAGGTGTACGATTTAAAAAGTGGCAATTTAATCGATAAAGTCGAGGAATATGATTTAGGAAGGGTTATGAATATCGTTGCCTCTCCTAAAGATGAAGAAATCTTGTTAACTAATCAAAGAAACGAACTTATCTTGATCGATTTGAGAAACCATAAAAAGATTGATGTGGATAAAAGTACCGTTGGTCCCATTAATGGATATTCTTTTTCTCCAGATGGTAGATGGATTGCTTATTCAAAATTTATAAACAGCAAACAAGCCGCTATTATGATATTTGATAAAGTAAAAGGAGAGATGCAGCAAGTTACAGAACCAATTCTGCTTGATGTAGACCCTGTCTTTGATCCAGACGGAAAATACCTTTATTTTATATCTTATAGGATATTCAATCCAATTGAAGATAGGCTTCAAATGAATGCAGCCTTCGCAAAAGGTACTAAACCTTATCTTATAACACTCAAAAAAGATATCTTTTCACCTTTTCAGGAAATAATTAAAGAAGAAGAAAAAGGGAAAGACAAAGAAGAAGAAGAAGAAGAAATAAAAGTTGATATTGATTTTGATAACATCGCTGATAGAATTATACCCTTCCCAGTTAGTGAAGAAAGATATGTAAACATACAAGCTGCAAAAGATAAAGTTTTTTATACTATTTCTACTGTAAGTGGTGTACTGGAAGATGAAGAAGATATGCTCAGCGAGAAACATGAAAAATTAACCCTCAAATACTATGATCTTATTGAAAAAGAAGAAAAAACTTATCTTGAGGGCATCTCAGAATTTCAAATTTCCGAGGACAAAGAGAAAATCGCAATTCTGATAGACGATGGATTAAGAATTCTTAAAATTTCTAATCCTCCCTCCCCAGAACAAGAAAAAGAATGCGAAAATAAGTATACGAGAAAGTGCGGCTGGATAGATTTTCACAGAGTCAATGTGGAAGTTCAACCACTGTTAGAATGGAGACAAATGCTTTGTGAAGCTTGGCGTCTACAAAAATTTTATTTTTGGAACAAAGACAAACTAGACGAAATCGAATGGGACAAAATATTAGAAAAGTATTATCCTTTAGTTGAAAGAATAGCAACAAGAACAGAATTTTCTGATTTAATATGGGAAATGCAAGGAGAGTTAAAATCATCACATGCCTATGAAATGGGGGGAGAATACAAACCTAAACCAGTTTACAAAATAGGGTATTTAGGGGCAGATTTGATACTGGATGAAGATAGAAATCTATACAAAATAAGTCACATTGTCAAGGGAGACATATGGGATGAAAAAAATAAACCACCATTACTTGGGCCAGGAGTCGAAGTAAAAGAAGGAGATTATCTATTATCGATAAACGGTATAGAAATAAAGGATAAAATACCTAATGAAATTTTGGTGAATTACAGTGGCAAAGATGTTGAAATAGTAGTATCAAACGGCGATAATATTGAACATAAAAGAAAGTATGTTGTCAAAACGTTAAAAGATGAAACGTCTCTAAGATACAGAGAATGGGTAGAACAAAACAAGAAATATGTTCATGAAAAAACTGATTCACGGATTGGATACATTCACATCCCAGATATGGGATATACTGGATACGCAGAATTTCACAGAAACTTCTTAAGCGAAGTCAAATATGACGGACTCATAATCGATGTAAGGGTCAACAGTGGTGGCTTTGTATCTTCAATGATTTTGGATAAATTGAATAGAAAGTTTATCGGATATGATCTTTCACCATATAGAGAGGCCGAAGCCTATCAATATGATAGTGTTAGAGGTCCAATGGTTGCTATAACGAATGAGTTTGCTGGTTCAGATGGGGATATTTTTAGTCACTCCTTCAAACTGTTGAAACTAGGGAAACTTATTGGTAAGAGGACGTGGGGCGGAGTGATTGGAATTTGGCCTAGAAACCCGCTTGTCGATCACACTATAACAACCCAACCAGAAATGGCCTTTTGGTTTAAAGATGTTGGATGGGACGTTGAAAATTATGGAACCGATCCGGATATTGAAATAGATATTACCCCAAAAGACTATAAAGAAAAGAAAGATCCACAACTCGATATGGCTATAGAAATAGTACTAAAAGACCTGAACGAAAATCCACCAATAGGCCCAAAAGATATCAAAAAACCTTAA
- a CDS encoding 6-phosphofructokinase, which translates to MNKKNIIYAQSGGVTSVINASAYGLISKALKDPQIDKIYVGINGITGVLEGKLFDLTKESVDKINNLKATPASAFGTCRHRLKEGDEEGFQKLFKTFEDYNISYFFYNGGNDSMDTAHKIDEYSKKIGYDLKVIGIPKTIDNDLYGTDHSPGYGSAAKYLAISMLEASIDTRSMAKDSTKIFIMETMGRHAGWLTAATSLAKLNGDFGPHVILLPERIFEEDNFIDKVQKEVSKNGYCTIAVSEGIRYKSGAFVSDMGYTDSFGNRQLGDVGRVVANIILTRLGLKVHVSIPDYLQRSAGHIVSKTDQAEAVMIGEKALEYARDGISGFMVTINRLSNDPYKIEFGKVPLFEVANNTKYLPEEYISDDGYGVNDDFIDYAKPLIQGESYPSYENGIPKYVSFPIEDR; encoded by the coding sequence TTGAATAAAAAAAATATCATATATGCACAATCGGGAGGAGTTACTAGTGTCATAAATGCTTCTGCATATGGACTGATAAGCAAGGCTTTAAAGGATCCACAAATTGATAAGATATATGTGGGAATAAATGGTATTACAGGGGTTCTTGAAGGTAAATTATTCGATTTAACAAAAGAATCTGTTGATAAAATAAATAATTTGAAAGCTACACCAGCAAGTGCCTTTGGTACTTGCAGACATAGATTAAAAGAAGGTGATGAAGAAGGTTTTCAAAAACTTTTTAAAACGTTCGAAGATTACAATATTAGTTATTTCTTTTATAATGGTGGTAACGATTCTATGGACACGGCCCATAAAATCGACGAGTATTCAAAAAAGATAGGTTATGATTTAAAAGTCATAGGGATTCCAAAAACAATAGATAACGATCTGTACGGCACTGATCACTCTCCAGGTTATGGTTCTGCAGCAAAGTATTTGGCAATTTCAATGTTGGAAGCAAGTATAGACACGCGTAGTATGGCAAAAGACTCTACAAAAATTTTCATAATGGAGACAATGGGTAGACATGCGGGTTGGCTTACAGCTGCTACTTCGTTAGCTAAATTAAATGGGGATTTTGGACCTCATGTTATTTTGTTGCCAGAAAGAATTTTTGAAGAAGATAATTTTATAGATAAGGTTCAAAAAGAGGTAAGTAAGAATGGTTACTGTACGATAGCTGTTTCGGAAGGTATTAGGTATAAAAGCGGTGCATTTGTTTCTGATATGGGATACACCGATAGTTTTGGAAACAGACAGTTGGGAGATGTTGGAAGGGTTGTAGCCAACATTATTTTAACAAGGTTAGGCTTGAAAGTACATGTGTCCATTCCAGATTACCTCCAGAGAAGTGCAGGACACATCGTTAGTAAAACTGATCAAGCTGAAGCTGTTATGATAGGGGAAAAAGCCTTAGAATATGCTCGGGATGGTATCTCAGGATTTATGGTAACAATTAACCGTCTCTCAAATGACCCTTACAAAATAGAATTTGGAAAGGTCCCATTATTCGAGGTAGCAAATAACACCAAATATTTACCTGAAGAATATATTTCTGATGACGGTTACGGTGTAAATGATGATTTTATTGATTATGCCAAACCTTTAATTCAAGGAGAAAGTTATCCATCTTACGAAAATGGTATTCCTAAATACGTATCTTTTCCAATTGAAGATAGATAA
- a CDS encoding B12-binding domain-containing radical SAM protein, whose protein sequence is MNFLVVNPWIYDFAAYDFWLKPLGLLYISEVLTYLGHNVTFIDLLNRHDNDLIVKYPPKDKKYGTGKFYNERVEKPTILKNIPRKFKRYGLPLKLFESKLEAIKKQNKVDAILVGITLTYWYYGGEKTIEILRSFFPKTPIFLGGIYSTLYTEHAKDVFSKFKVNICPGTGIFPLKKVLEILNENLTELNNFNWFEDIDLTYDFYDSYLTYVVLVSSVGCPFHCTYCVTPKMWKFQYRSINKIINNIEYILKKRPYVKDFVFFDDAFLLRKDIKELLESLSKFDVQYHLPNGVHARRVDDEIALLLKKANFKTIKLGYESYDFNIQKGTGFKVTNNDLVKAVTSLKNAGFDMNDIYAYVLVNLPSQNKDDVKQAVDFCHSLGIKVNLNEFTPIPGTVEYEELVKKNAISSNTDPLLLNNTIIPYWSHFGLSISDLEEVKKYTEVKYSD, encoded by the coding sequence TTGAACTTCTTGGTTGTTAATCCTTGGATCTACGATTTTGCCGCATATGATTTTTGGCTTAAGCCATTAGGGTTGTTATACATAAGTGAGGTACTAACTTATTTAGGTCACAATGTAACGTTTATAGATCTGCTAAATCGCCATGATAACGATTTAATTGTAAAATATCCTCCAAAAGATAAAAAGTACGGAACTGGTAAATTTTATAATGAAAGAGTCGAAAAGCCAACTATATTAAAGAACATCCCTAGAAAATTCAAAAGGTATGGATTACCTTTAAAATTGTTTGAAAGTAAATTAGAAGCAATAAAAAAACAGAACAAAGTTGATGCAATCTTGGTGGGAATCACTTTAACATACTGGTACTACGGTGGGGAAAAAACCATCGAAATTTTGAGAAGCTTCTTTCCAAAAACTCCTATTTTTTTAGGTGGTATTTATTCCACCTTGTATACTGAACATGCAAAAGATGTTTTTTCCAAATTTAAAGTTAATATTTGCCCAGGAACGGGCATATTTCCTTTAAAGAAAGTTTTGGAAATACTAAACGAGAATCTTACAGAATTAAATAACTTCAACTGGTTTGAAGATATTGATCTGACCTATGATTTTTATGATTCCTATCTCACTTATGTTGTTTTGGTTTCTTCCGTAGGTTGTCCTTTTCATTGTACGTATTGTGTAACTCCGAAGATGTGGAAATTTCAATACAGGAGTATAAACAAAATAATAAATAATATAGAGTATATTCTTAAAAAAAGACCTTATGTAAAAGATTTCGTTTTTTTTGACGATGCGTTCTTATTAAGAAAAGATATTAAAGAATTGTTGGAATCTTTATCTAAATTTGACGTTCAATATCATTTGCCCAATGGTGTACATGCCCGACGTGTTGATGATGAAATAGCTTTGTTATTAAAAAAAGCAAATTTTAAGACTATAAAACTCGGGTACGAAAGCTATGATTTTAATATTCAAAAAGGAACGGGGTTTAAGGTAACTAATAACGATCTTGTTAAAGCCGTTACATCTCTAAAAAATGCTGGTTTTGATATGAATGATATTTATGCTTACGTGTTGGTGAATCTACCATCTCAAAATAAAGATGATGTAAAACAAGCTGTAGATTTCTGCCATTCTCTCGGAATAAAGGTGAATTTAAACGAATTTACTCCAATTCCTGGTACCGTTGAATACGAAGAACTTGTCAAAAAAAATGCTATATCTTCAAACACCGATCCTTTGCTTCTTAACAACACTATTATTCCTTATTGGTCGCATTTTGGTCTTTCCATTAGTGATCTTGAAGAAGTTAAGAAATATACTGAAGTCAAATATAGTGATTAG
- a CDS encoding type II toxin-antitoxin system Phd/YefM family antitoxin, giving the protein MYLKDFTFYSLAEAKAKFSQVVDEVEKKDVVITKNGLPKVVLLDYDKFVKLMDFVDEVRDISLFEIENVEEYQRIKDFFKDFDY; this is encoded by the coding sequence ATGTATTTAAAAGATTTTACATTTTATAGTTTAGCTGAAGCTAAAGCAAAATTCTCTCAAGTTGTTGATGAAGTTGAAAAAAAGGACGTTGTTATCACCAAAAATGGTTTGCCAAAGGTTGTTTTGTTAGACTATGATAAATTCGTAAAACTCATGGATTTTGTTGATGAAGTTAGAGATATTTCCCTTTTTGAGATAGAAAACGTTGAAGAATATCAGAGAATTAAGGATTTTTTTAAGGATTTTGATTACTGA
- a CDS encoding type III pantothenate kinase, producing MELLFDVGNSYTMAGIHEDGKFLTWRIGPSSFESEDGLFVVISNLLNRANVDLKRITLAGISSVVPNVNFILEQMLKKYFNVETIFVTTKNKINNIGYLVDYPNEIGADRICNVIACKEEYGDHVIALDFGTAITVDVLEGGNFVGGAIIPGFKTAISALFSRTAQLPKVEIKVPEYHLGKNTVDNIQIGVIKTTLYGIERLIHEIKRERNKDFVVVATGGDMSFLSSKVSIFKHYDPYLTLKGILYYSREIKKLR from the coding sequence TTGGAACTTTTATTTGATGTTGGTAACTCTTATACGATGGCAGGGATACACGAAGACGGTAAGTTTTTGACTTGGAGAATTGGACCGAGTAGTTTTGAATCAGAGGATGGGTTATTTGTTGTCATTTCAAATTTATTAAATCGGGCAAATGTTGATTTAAAAAGGATAACTTTGGCAGGTATCTCGTCCGTGGTTCCCAATGTTAACTTTATTTTAGAACAGATGTTAAAGAAATATTTTAATGTTGAAACTATTTTTGTTACTACTAAGAATAAAATTAATAATATAGGATATTTGGTTGACTATCCTAATGAAATAGGTGCAGATAGAATATGCAACGTTATTGCATGTAAAGAAGAGTATGGCGATCACGTAATTGCTCTAGATTTTGGAACAGCTATAACCGTTGATGTTTTGGAAGGGGGTAATTTTGTAGGAGGGGCGATAATTCCAGGATTTAAGACGGCTATAAGCGCTTTGTTTTCTAGAACTGCCCAGCTTCCTAAGGTGGAGATAAAGGTGCCTGAATACCATTTGGGAAAAAATACAGTCGACAATATTCAAATAGGGGTAATAAAAACAACATTATATGGGATAGAAAGGCTTATTCACGAAATAAAACGAGAAAGGAACAAAGATTTTGTCGTTGTAGCAACGGGAGGAGACATGAGTTTCCTCTCAAGTAAAGTATCTATTTTCAAACATTACGATCCATATTTAACCCTAAAGGGGATATTATATTATTCTAGAGAAATTAAAAAATTGCGATAG
- the cas6 gene encoding CRISPR-associated endoribonuclease Cas6: MVIKLVFGALEGDKIDLPVHYNRPLQGLFYYLMSNAVPKYHDLGTRSEDKKLKLFTFSRIYPYNSFKVEKRRMIFKGLFNIYFASPINKLVEAILNSLNEQKVVRIEKNYFTLMKYEVIHNEVNEEMLVKTLSPITAYSTIVLPNGNRYTHYFSPYSSDFKKLIEENLRRKALALEIGIKNNNFYIEPYGITEKNEKLLFYKDIIIKGWTGYFILKGDTQLLKLALNSGLGAKNAQGFGMILPVEKDSIKERSFLELAEEG, encoded by the coding sequence TTGGTCATTAAGTTGGTATTCGGAGCTTTAGAAGGTGATAAAATTGATCTTCCTGTTCATTACAACAGACCTTTGCAAGGATTGTTTTACTATTTAATGTCTAATGCTGTGCCTAAGTACCACGATTTAGGAACAAGATCTGAAGATAAGAAGTTGAAGCTTTTCACTTTTTCAAGAATTTATCCCTATAACTCTTTTAAAGTTGAGAAAAGAAGAATGATTTTTAAAGGTTTATTCAATATTTATTTCGCTTCACCAATTAATAAATTAGTAGAAGCAATTTTGAATTCTTTAAATGAACAAAAGGTTGTGAGAATCGAAAAAAATTATTTTACTTTGATGAAGTATGAAGTTATTCATAATGAAGTTAATGAAGAAATGCTTGTTAAAACTTTGTCTCCCATTACAGCATATTCAACTATCGTTCTACCAAACGGGAATCGTTATACTCATTATTTTTCTCCTTACTCATCAGATTTTAAAAAACTGATAGAAGAAAACCTCAGGAGAAAAGCTTTGGCATTGGAAATTGGAATAAAAAATAACAATTTTTATATAGAGCCTTATGGTATAACGGAAAAAAATGAAAAATTACTTTTTTACAAAGATATTATTATAAAAGGATGGACTGGATATTTCATTTTAAAAGGTGATACTCAATTGTTGAAATTAGCGCTTAATTCGGGATTGGGAGCTAAAAATGCACAAGGTTTTGGAATGATCCTTCCTGTAGAAAAGGATTCCATCAAAGAAAGAAGTTTTTTAGAACTTGCTGAAGAAGGCTGA
- a CDS encoding ABC transporter ATP-binding protein, with amino-acid sequence MAQVILDKVNKVYPNGFHAVKDADFVIEDKEFLVLLGPSGCGKTTTLRMIAGLEDITEGTIKIDQKVVNDVEPKDRDIAMVFQNYALYPHMTVYDNMAFGLKLRKTPKDEIERRVRNAAKILGIDHLLDRKPKQLSGGQRQRVALGRAIVRDPKVFLFDEPLSNLDAKLRVQMRAELKKLQKRLEATVAYVTHDQVEAMTMADKIVIMNEGVIQQVGGAFDVYNNPANIFVAGFIGTPPMNFLNVKVTRDNGIWFKAEGISIKVPEDKVSLLENYIDKDIIFGVRPEDIYDKNFFEGADESNILNTMVDVVEPLGSETLLHLTINGQSMTAKVSPQTRAESGQNFEVAIDLKMIHAFDKETEQAIF; translated from the coding sequence ATGGCTCAAGTTATATTAGACAAGGTTAACAAAGTTTACCCAAATGGATTTCATGCAGTAAAGGATGCAGATTTTGTAATAGAAGATAAGGAGTTTCTTGTACTACTCGGTCCTTCAGGATGTGGAAAAACTACTACTTTGAGGATGATTGCAGGGTTAGAAGACATTACAGAAGGAACAATAAAAATTGACCAAAAAGTTGTAAATGATGTGGAACCGAAGGATAGAGATATAGCTATGGTTTTCCAAAATTATGCCCTTTATCCACATATGACGGTTTACGACAACATGGCTTTTGGATTGAAATTGAGGAAAACACCTAAAGACGAAATCGAGAGGAGAGTTCGAAACGCCGCAAAAATTCTTGGGATTGACCATTTATTGGATAGAAAACCGAAACAATTATCAGGGGGGCAAAGACAGAGAGTTGCACTAGGTAGAGCTATCGTAAGGGATCCTAAAGTGTTCTTATTTGATGAGCCTCTTTCAAACTTAGATGCAAAATTAAGGGTTCAGATGAGAGCTGAGCTTAAGAAACTACAAAAAAGGTTGGAAGCTACAGTCGCTTATGTTACACATGACCAAGTTGAGGCTATGACTATGGCTGATAAAATTGTTATTATGAACGAAGGAGTAATTCAACAGGTTGGAGGAGCTTTTGATGTATACAATAATCCGGCCAACATTTTTGTCGCCGGATTTATTGGGACGCCTCCAATGAATTTCTTAAATGTAAAAGTAACAAGAGATAATGGTATTTGGTTCAAAGCAGAGGGAATCTCTATAAAAGTACCCGAGGATAAAGTATCTTTACTTGAAAATTATATAGATAAAGATATTATCTTTGGTGTAAGACCAGAAGATATTTATGATAAAAACTTTTTTGAAGGTGCTGATGAATCTAATATTTTAAACACTATGGTTGATGTTGTTGAGCCTTTGGGTAGTGAGACTTTACTTCATTTAACTATCAATGGTCAATCTATGACCGCAAAGGTAAGCCCTCAAACACGAGCAGAATCTGGACAGAATTTTGAAGTTGCAATCGATTTAAAAATGATACATGCTTTCGATAAGGAAACAGAACAAGCTATATTTTAA
- a CDS encoding L-threonylcarbamoyladenylate synthase has protein sequence MPNGKGEFIMETKVIEVDPLNIEEEKIKEAAQAIKEDKTVVFPTETVYGLGANGLSENAVRKIFKAKGRPYDNPLILHVANVRSFLEYTYISYTLLEKIERLLPGPITFVLKKREIVPNIVTAGKDTIALRMPAHPVALKLIEYAEVPIAAPSANVSGKPSPTMAEHVLKDMFGKVDYIIVGGKVEFGVESTIIDLTQGKIPIILRPGPIPPEKLKEIFGDIIIPDFAYGKIEPDYIKSPGMKYRHYAPNTPVILVEHDDVDTMVKKVLEEVKNYNNPIVLCLKEHVGYYKDHNINFDTIGSEANYYEFAVKLFEMLRKYDEKIDAMIIEGIEDKGIGIAVMNRLRKASYKIV, from the coding sequence TTATTGAAGTGGATCCATTAAATATTGAAGAGGAGAAAATTAAAGAAGCAGCTCAGGCAATCAAAGAAGATAAAACAGTAGTCTTTCCTACTGAAACGGTTTACGGTTTGGGAGCCAATGGCCTTTCAGAAAATGCCGTGAGAAAGATTTTTAAGGCAAAAGGCAGGCCTTATGACAACCCTTTAATTCTTCATGTGGCTAACGTTAGATCTTTTTTGGAGTACACTTATATTTCTTATACTCTTTTGGAAAAAATAGAAAGATTATTGCCAGGTCCAATTACTTTTGTATTAAAGAAAAGGGAGATTGTTCCAAATATTGTAACAGCAGGAAAAGATACTATAGCTTTAAGAATGCCGGCTCATCCTGTTGCCTTAAAATTGATAGAATACGCTGAAGTGCCAATTGCCGCACCGAGTGCTAATGTTTCGGGTAAGCCTAGTCCAACAATGGCGGAACATGTTTTAAAAGATATGTTTGGAAAAGTTGATTATATAATTGTTGGAGGTAAGGTAGAGTTTGGAGTAGAATCGACGATAATTGATTTAACTCAAGGAAAGATACCAATAATATTACGTCCAGGTCCTATTCCACCTGAAAAATTAAAAGAGATTTTTGGTGATATTATCATTCCTGATTTTGCATATGGGAAAATAGAACCTGATTATATAAAATCTCCGGGTATGAAGTATCGACATTACGCTCCTAACACCCCCGTTATTTTAGTTGAACATGATGATGTGGATACTATGGTGAAAAAGGTTTTAGAAGAAGTAAAAAATTACAACAATCCAATAGTTCTATGTCTTAAAGAACATGTTGGCTATTATAAGGATCATAATATTAATTTTGACACTATAGGTAGTGAAGCAAATTATTATGAATTTGCAGTGAAACTTTTTGAAATGCTTAGAAAATACGATGAAAAAATTGATGCTATGATTATTGAAGGTATAGAAGACAAAGGGATAGGTATAGCGGTTATGAACCGTTTAAGAAAGGCATCGTACAAGATAGTATAA